In the genome of Mesosutterella faecium, the window GCCCACCATGCCGCCCGCGTCGAGCACCCGCCGCGCGACCTCAGGGCTTGAGGAAAAGCAGTGCAGCACGAAGCCCGTCTCGCCGGCGTTCTCCGCCCGGAGAATGTCGGCGGCCTCAGCCTCGGCCTCCCGGGCGTGCACGATGAGGGGCTTGCCCAGGCGCCGTGCGGCCTCGATGTGCCGCACGAAGCGTTCGACCTGCCAGTCCCGCGGGGGCTCGCACCAGTGGAAGTCAAGCCCGGTCTCGCCTACGGCGACAAAGTCCTTCGTGCTGTTCGCGCGGACGATCGCCTCCACGTCCGGCTCGGGCTCCGTGTCGCGGTACTCGGGATGGTAGGCCCAGGCGCCCCAGAGGTAGCCCGGGTTCGCGGCCACGAGCGAGCGAAGCGGCTCGAGCTCGCGCGTTTCGCAGCCGATCACCACCGCGCCGCACAGCCCCGCCTCCTTCATGCGGGCGATCACCTCTGCGCGGTCCTGGTCGAATTCCGGCGCGTTGATGTGGCAGTGGGAGTCAAAGAGGAGCATCGCTCAGGCCGGGCTGTTCTGATAGAGCCGCTCGATCTCGCCGAGGAAGCGGCTTGTGATCTGCTGGCGGCGCAGCTTCATCGTGGAGGTGGTGAGGCCGTTCTCCGGCGTCCAGTGCTCGGAGAGCAGCATCACCGCGCGCGGCACCCCGTACTGCGGGAAATGCTTCGTGCGGGCCCGGATCCGCAGGATCGCCGCGCGCCTCGCCTTCGGGTGCCTGAGTGTCGCGGGGTCGGCCGGATCAAGCCCGAGACCGCGGCAGAACTGCCCCCACTGCTCGGGGTTCACCACGACGAGGGCCGAGATGAAGGGGCGGCCTTCGCCCACCACGAGGACCTGCTCGAAGAGGGGATCGCCCTGGATCGCGTACTCGAGGTCGACCGGCGGGATCTTCTCGCCCGTCGAGGTGACGATGATCTCCTTGATGCGGCCCTTGATGCGGATGCGGCCCCCGTCGGAGAGGTCGGCCTGGTCGCCGGTCTTCAGGAATCCGTCCTCGGTGAAGGCCCCGCGGGTCGCCTCCGGGCGGTTCCAGTAGCCGTCCATGAGCTGGGCGCCGCGCACGAGCAGCTCGTCGTTATCGCCGAGCTTCGCTTCGATCCCGGGCATCGGCCGGCCGACGGTGGCGGGGTGGTTCCCCGGGGTCTCGGAGACCGAGATCACGGGCGCGGACTCGGTGAGCCCGTAGCCCTGCCGCAGGTTGATGTCCATCGCGCAGAAGAACTTCGCCACCGAGTAGTTGAGCGCGGCCCCGCCGCAGATCAGCTCCCGGATGCGGCCGCCGAAGATCGCCCGCACGCGCCCGGCCACCTTCTCGTCGAGCTGCGGCCACACCGCCTCGTCGAGTTCCTCGCGGGCCGTGTGCTCGACGGGCAGGTCGTTGATGCGGCAGAAGCGCCTCCAGCCGGCCTCCTGCGCCCAGGCGAGCGTCTTGAGAGCCGCCTCGCCCCCCGCGGAGGCGTCGTTGAGGAACTTCGTGTGGATTTTCTCAAGCACCCGCGGCACGGTGTTCATGTGCGTGGGGCGGGTGTGCTGCATGTCCTCGAGCAGCGTGCCCACCGAGCGCGCGATCGCGAGGCATGCGCCGTTGGCGATCGAGTAGTAGTAGGCCACGGTCCGCTCGAAGGCGTGCGAGAGCGGAAGATAGGAGAAATAGGTGTCCTTCGAGGTGAGCGGGAAGACGTGCGACATCTGCTCGAGGTTCGCGATGATCGCGCGGTGCGAGAGCATGACGCCCTTGGGCCGCCCGGTGGTCCCGGAGGTGTAGACAAGCGCGGCGAGGTCCTGGGGGCCCGGGCGGTTTTCGGGCCGCAGCCCGGCCGCCTCGCCCGCGGCGAGGAAGTCCTCGAGCGAGAGCACCCGCTCGTGGTACGGTGCGTCCTTTTCGCTGGGGGCGTCCGAGACCAGCACGACCGTTTCGAGCGCGTCGAGCCCGTGCTCCGGGGCGGCGTCGCGGATCGCG includes:
- a CDS encoding AMP-dependent synthetase/ligase, coding for MTYSNRLDMRPVEYPEGCRVLPVLLERAARLWPDGRAYEWFDRRSESWRRISWKEALGLVRRWQKAFSALGLRRGDRVAVLLTNGPEAILTDQALLANGLVPVPMHAIDTPAACAFVLQDSGARALMSASEARWHAIRDAAPEHGLDALETVVLVSDAPSEKDAPYHERVLSLEDFLAAGEAAGLRPENRPGPQDLAALVYTSGTTGRPKGVMLSHRAIIANLEQMSHVFPLTSKDTYFSYLPLSHAFERTVAYYYSIANGACLAIARSVGTLLEDMQHTRPTHMNTVPRVLEKIHTKFLNDASAGGEAALKTLAWAQEAGWRRFCRINDLPVEHTAREELDEAVWPQLDEKVAGRVRAIFGGRIRELICGGAALNYSVAKFFCAMDINLRQGYGLTESAPVISVSETPGNHPATVGRPMPGIEAKLGDNDELLVRGAQLMDGYWNRPEATRGAFTEDGFLKTGDQADLSDGGRIRIKGRIKEIIVTSTGEKIPPVDLEYAIQGDPLFEQVLVVGEGRPFISALVVVNPEQWGQFCRGLGLDPADPATLRHPKARRAAILRIRARTKHFPQYGVPRAVMLLSEHWTPENGLTTSTMKLRRQQITSRFLGEIERLYQNSPA
- a CDS encoding TatD family hydrolase; protein product: MLLFDSHCHINAPEFDQDRAEVIARMKEAGLCGAVVIGCETRELEPLRSLVAANPGYLWGAWAYHPEYRDTEPEPDVEAIVRANSTKDFVAVGETGLDFHWCEPPRDWQVERFVRHIEAARRLGKPLIVHAREAEAEAADILRAENAGETGFVLHCFSSSPEVARRVLDAGGMVGINGNVTFRRSTLIQESCRAVPLERILAETDCPYLAPVPRRGRRNEPSFVSFTVAKIAELHGCTVEEAASATTQNAIKFFRLPGGASPQQQGGPA